A stretch of the Gemmatimonadota bacterium genome encodes the following:
- the rpsF gene encoding 30S ribosomal protein S6, which produces MRLYEVVYILDPALLEDAVTVKLEKLHELVTSKGGEVSAIDHWGTRQLAYPIDKLSTGYYVVAHFTAAPEALPEYERLLKLDGEVMRYLLVVSEGELTSGASVLGEARPRATAEGAERDEDEDEQEEDEPKEEEVEEEAHNRAGPPEFSGPRGRRRRMEGPPILVLDYKDVGTLSHFMTEQGKILPKRTTKVSAGFQRQLGRAVKRARYLALVPYTRRTEG; this is translated from the coding sequence ATGCGGCTTTACGAGGTCGTGTACATTCTCGACCCGGCGCTCCTAGAGGACGCCGTCACGGTCAAGCTCGAGAAACTCCACGAGCTGGTGACCTCCAAGGGCGGTGAGGTCTCCGCGATCGATCACTGGGGAACCCGCCAGCTCGCCTACCCGATCGACAAGCTGTCGACTGGCTACTACGTCGTGGCGCACTTCACGGCGGCTCCGGAGGCCCTGCCGGAGTACGAACGCCTGCTCAAGCTCGACGGCGAGGTGATGCGGTATCTGCTCGTGGTAAGCGAGGGTGAGCTCACCAGCGGCGCCTCGGTTCTGGGCGAGGCCCGGCCTCGTGCCACGGCCGAGGGCGCCGAAAGGGACGAGGACGAGGACGAGCAGGAGGAAGACGAGCCCAAAGAGGAAGAGGTCGAAGAGGAGGCTCACAACCGTGCCGGGCCCCCGGAATTCTCGGGCCCACGCGGGCGCCGTCGTAGGATGGAGGGTCCGCCCATCCTCGTCCTCGACTACAAGGACGTTGGCACGCTATCACATTTCATGACCGAGCAAGGCAAGATTCTGCCGAAGCGTACTACGAAGGTCTCCGCCGGTTTCCAGCGTCAGCTTGGCCGGGCTGTGAAGCGCGCACGATATCTCGCGTTGGTCCCGTACACGCGGCGTACCGAAGGCTGA
- a CDS encoding 50S ribosomal protein L9: MKLILKKAVENLGEAGEVVQVRPGYGRNYLIPQGLAFTASDVNIRRLEEEQTRAEQSSRRGYLEARRRASQLEGVSLTFVERAGDDGKLFGSVTATDITERANQGGLDFELDKKAVLLDEPIKALGVEAITIRLHAEVEVSIEVRVEREEG; the protein is encoded by the coding sequence ATGAAGTTGATCCTGAAGAAGGCAGTCGAGAACCTCGGAGAGGCTGGCGAGGTCGTGCAGGTCCGGCCTGGATATGGCCGTAACTACCTCATACCGCAGGGGCTCGCGTTTACGGCCAGCGATGTGAATATTCGACGCCTGGAAGAGGAGCAGACGCGCGCTGAACAGAGCTCACGCCGCGGCTACCTCGAAGCACGTCGGCGGGCTTCGCAGCTCGAGGGCGTGTCGCTCACGTTCGTAGAGCGCGCAGGGGACGACGGCAAGCTGTTCGGTTCCGTGACTGCCACGGACATCACCGAGCGCGCCAACCAGGGCGGGCTGGACTTCGAGCTCGACAAAAAGGCGGTCCTGCTCGACGAGCCGATCAAGGCGCTCGGTGTCGAAGCCATCACGATCCGGCTACACGCTGAGGTCGAGGTGAGCATCGAGGTGCGGGTGGAGCGGGAAGAGGGCTAG
- the rsfS gene encoding ribosome silencing factor, producing the protein MRADARDFPDEVTRAADLALESKGHGVLILDLRGISTATDYFVLASGTSDVQVRAIAEHVADELKKENVRPAHVEGLSGGRWVLLDYIDFVVHVFHPQSRDFYQLENLWGDAPRWEPAQEP; encoded by the coding sequence GTGAGGGCGGATGCACGGGACTTCCCCGACGAAGTCACTCGTGCGGCCGACCTCGCGCTCGAGAGCAAGGGACACGGCGTCCTGATTCTGGATCTGCGTGGCATCTCGACCGCGACCGACTACTTCGTGCTGGCGAGTGGGACCTCGGACGTTCAAGTCAGAGCGATCGCAGAACACGTGGCGGATGAACTCAAGAAGGAGAACGTTCGTCCCGCACACGTCGAGGGGTTGAGCGGAGGTCGCTGGGTATTGCTGGACTACATCGACTTCGTCGTCCACGTATTCCACCCGCAATCGCGAGATTTCTACCAGCTTGAGAATCTCTGGGGGGACGCGCCCCGGTGGGAGCCTGCCCAGGAGCCCTGA